The Deinococcus wulumuqiensis R12 genome has a window encoding:
- a CDS encoding helix-turn-helix domain-containing protein, producing the protein MGQVIRSHLGAVLEQHGITAYKLSKAIAEAYGDQAIKQQTVYAVVKGNGVPDARTLNQIITALRGLTGRELQVGDLLDWVPDSEVAS; encoded by the coding sequence ATGGGCCAAGTGATACGTAGCCACCTGGGAGCCGTACTGGAGCAACACGGCATTACCGCCTACAAGCTCAGCAAAGCGATTGCCGAGGCATATGGCGACCAGGCCATCAAGCAGCAGACCGTTTACGCAGTCGTAAAAGGGAATGGTGTTCCTGACGCACGCACTTTGAATCAAATCATCACGGCACTGCGCGGCCTAACTGGGCGGGAATTGCAAGTCGGTGACCTGTTGGATTGGGTCCCTGACAGTGAGGTAGCGTCGTGA